Genomic DNA from Paenibacillus donghaensis:
CGCCGTCAATCCTTGCCGCTTCATACAGCTCGTCCGGAATGTTCCGCACCCCCGTATACTGGATCAGCAGATGATAGCCGAAATACTGCCACAGTGACACCAGATAGATCGAAAACATCGCAATCTTCGGCTCAGTCAGCCAGTTATGTGTCCAGCTGTCCAGTCCGAGCGAGATCAGCAAGCCGTTCAGCATGCCGCCCATCGAGGTGGGGTTGTAGACCGTTTTCCACAGCTGGCCGATAATAACGACCGACAGAATGACCGGAGTGAAATAGATCGAGACCAAGGTATTGCCTTTGCGCAGATAACGGTTCAGCAGTATGGCCATCGCGAGGCACAAGGGGATTTCGAGCATCGATGCTACCGCATACAGCAGGGTCCGTCTGACCGAAGGCCAAAAGACCGGATCATGCAGGAACATCTCTCTGAAGTTCGCCAGTCCGACAAACTCCGCCTGATTAATGCCATCCCATTTCAGCAGCCCGGTGTAGATGGACACCAGAATCGGGATAAATACAAGACACACATACAGCAGCAGACACGGCAGGATGAAGACGGCTATTGTGCGTGCGGGCACCTTCAGAACTTTCATGACTTCCGCCTCCCAGCAAGTGAAACATCAGATTAATCCGGTGTGAAGCCGCGTGGGGCGCTTCGCTTCACACCGGGAAGGCAGTTGTTGGTCGCTGCCGGCGTTTCCTTATTGCTTATTACTTATTTATTGGCTTCAAAAGCACTCTGATGCTCCTTGGCTACCTGCGCGGAATCCACCTTCTGCACGAACAGGTTCTGGATGCTGCTCAAGTGCACCTGGGCCGTTGCCGGATTCATCGTATTGTCAAAAGCGAGATCGCCGCCCTTCACCTGGTTGAACAGGCCGGCAATGTTGATCGCCAGATCGGAGTATCCTGCTGCCTTTAGGTCGCCGTCCACCTTCTGCCCGATACCTACCGCATTCTTCAGCTCAAACTGCTTCTTGGGCAGGTTCAGCGCGAAGAAATTTAGGAAGTCCATCGTTTCCTGCAAGTGCTCGCTGTTAGCGGATACAGCAAAAGCACTGCCTGGAGCCAGCATGAATTCATTCGGGTCACCCTTGCCGTTTACGGTCGGGAATTGGAACGCGCCTACTTTGCCGGATACGGACGAAGCATCAATCGCCCCGGTTTCCCAGGAGCCGATGACCCACATCGCCGCTTTGCCGGATTTGAAAATATTGCCGCCTGCCGTGGCGTCGATCGAGGTCGCCCCATCCGGGAACGCACCCGCCTGAACCAGCGATTGGAAGGCGTCAACGGCTTCGATGAAGGCAGGGTCTTCGAAGGTTCTTTTGCCATCCTGCACATCCTGCAGGAAGCCCGGGCCGCCGTTGGTGCGCAGCAGAATGTTCATGAACAGGAACGAGCCGGTCCAAGAATCCTTCTCGCCGATAGCCAGCGGTGTGATACCCTTGTCTTTGAGAATCTTCACATCCTGAAGCATCTCCTCGAAGGTGGTTGGCGTCTTGGCGATGCCCGCCTGCTCGAACAGCTCTTTATTGTAGAAGACCACTTCAATGTTATTGCCGTCTGGGAGCGCATACACCTTATCGTTGAAGCTGTAATAATCCAGCAGGCCGGATTGGTAGGTATCCTTCAGCCCGTTCTGTCCGAGCATGTCATTCAGCGGTGCGAACAGCCCTGCGTCGACAAAAGGCTTCATTTGCGCAGCCGGATTGACAATCGTGATGTCCGGTACTTCCTTGGAAGCCGCCTGGGTCTTCAGCTTCACCTTCTGCTGGTCGGTGTTCAGCGTATCCAGCTCAATGTGAATATTCGGATGCTCCTTCTCATATTGCTCGGACAGTTCGTGCACCATCTTGTAGGACGGAGCGGCCGGATCGGGGTAAATATTCTGGAACGTGATCGATACCTTTTTGTCGCTGGAGGTGTTGGCCGGAGCCGTAGTTTCCTTGGTGTTCGTGCCGGTATTCGCAGCGGCATCTTTGTTGCCGGTGTCACTGCCTTCATTGTTGGAGTTGCCGCAAGCTGCCAGAGTAAGTGCCAACGCAGCCGACAGGACCCATACAAAGGTTGTTTTTGACTTCTTCTGGACCATATTTAATGCCCCCTGTTATCGTGGTATATTAAGCAAGCTGTGGCAGCGAATAAGGACGCTTAGTCTTGGGCAGGTATGCATCAAGATGAAAATCCAAGTCCGCATGCACCCCGTGCCCTGTAATTCGCGTCACTCTTCTTGCGCAAGCTCAGCTTATATAGCTACATTATCGTTTGGTGAAGCGCTTCCAACAAGATGCGAACTTAAGGATAAAGGTTTGTTTTTTCTAGAATGTTTAGAACTGTAGGAGCGGACCCATCAAGAAATCTGCAGACAACAGCGGCCGGAAGTCCAAACATTCCCCGCAGTTACGACCAGACCCAATATGAAAATCTAAAGTTCAACTTATATAGTATAGAAATTGGAACAGGACTGTCTCATTCGCAGCAATTCCGCTGACGAGACAATCCTGTTCACCTTATCTATAGGATTCAGCCGGTTCGCTGGTTCGTATGTTAGGCAAGCGATGGAGCGGCTGTGTTACTCGCAAGAACCTGGACGCCTATCGACACCCATGTTATCCGTTCAAACGCTGCTTCAGCGAGCTGATCTGGGCCAGATGATGCCGGCCATGCCAGGCAAACCGCTGCGTAGCCTGTTCCAGGGTCATCGCCCCATGTGTGGGACTTGTGAAACAGCGCTGGAACTGCTCCGCAGGCAATGTCCGCAGCAGGATCACGAACCGGTGGCGAAGGGATTCCAGCAGCTGCAGCGAGAACACTATCGGCGTCTCCTCATAGTCGGCCAGCTCCGCCCATAGATCCTCGCGGTAAGAACCGGCCAAGGGGGATTCCTCGGTCAACGCCCGTTTGAAGCGGATGTACGCGTTCATATCATTGTCGGCCAGATGATGCACCACCTGCTGCGTGCTCCAGCCTCCCGGCCGGTAGGGTATGCGCAGCTGTTCGGGTGTGAATTCTGCTACCGTACGCTTCAGATCGGCCGGTAGAGCGGCGATATCCTCGATCCAGCCTGCCCGCTGCTCCGCTGTCGGCTGCTCCTGCGGGGTGAAATGACCCAAAGGGTAAGATAATGACATGTTCATGAGTATGGCCCCTTTCGTCTATCGACTCTAACTACTCCTATTCTTGTTCTCAGACACATTAGCGGTATTCATTCTCTATCACTAAATCTGCTGTTAGCACCATTAGAGCAAATAGCACCACACACAAGCAGATACAAGTAGACACAAGCAGACAATTTCGTTTTCTACTCATAGGTTGGTGCTCGGACTGAAAATGGTGTTTTAACTGAAATACTTGCAGATTCGGTTGCTGCTTAGGCCTCCATTAGATAGGAGCATCCAAGACTTGGTCTCTTGATCGCCACATTAGTCCAGCCACCGATTTAAGTGCGAAAACGCATCTAATTTGCCGATTTTTTCTGTTTTGGAGCAAATAAGTGCGAAAACGCATTTAATTTCGAGTTTTGAGCAGTACAGAAGCGATTTTCTCCAAAATAGTTGCAGATTCGCACTTATTTGCCCGAAACAGGAGTTTCAGCTGAAATTAGATGCACTTTCGCAACTAATTTGTCTTGACGCTACCGGACACCCCTTACCGGGTGCGCAATTTATCTCAGGGTGTTTCCAAACCTGGATACAATTCATGTTATTAGTCGAAGTAGCAGCTTCTTTCGCATGCAGCTCTGGAATGGCTGGTCCACCTTCCATTTTAACCTGCGATGTACGAACTAGGAGCTGTCTTTCGCAGTTGTTTAACTAACCAGTGATCTTATTCCGGCGGCTGATCCTGCCCCTTCCACAGCTTCAGCACCTCGGTGAGTCCAGGGAGATCGAGGCCGTCCAGCGAGAAGGCTTTGCGCAGCAGGTCATGCGGAATAAATTCATCATATTTGCCTAGATAAGGCGCTTCGTCTGGCGACAGAAGCTGCAGCGGATCCTGCACAGCTACGGTTTCGGCAAGAATCTCCGCTTCCAGCGTTTCCGCATCGGCCTTGCCTGCAACCACCATATAATACGGCTCCATCGGTACGACGGAACGCAGGCCCATAGTGCCCTTCAGGTTGTTCTTCAGCAGCCGCTCCAGCGTGCGGAACTGGCGGCTGCCAGCCCAAGGCAGGATGAACATGGAGTCGCCGCCTGCGGGCAGGACGGAACGCGTCAGCAAGCCGCTCTCCTTCGCCAGGCGGCGAGCCCGTTCCAGACGCGCCGCCGCACTGGGAGCGAGATAAGGGTACAGCATCGTCGCGCCCAGCACCTCGCGGATTTTGGTCATAATGCGCGTGTGCACATCGCCTCCTGCTCCGAGCCAGAGGGTGTCCACCTTGCCGCGCGAGGTTTTGACATAAACGGCCTTATGGCGGGTGTCCACCTCCTCAACCTTCCACAGTCTGCCTGCCAGCGTGAAGCAGTAGCCGGGGGGCGGCACAGTGGTAATCGAGCCAATCTCCTCCGTGCCGTTGTAGACCACATGCTCCTCGTCATCCTTGAACACGGCGTAGAAGCGGAAGTTGTTGACGATCTTCTCCCCCGCCAGACCGACCAGCACACTGCCTTCATCCATCCGCTCAATGTGACCCATGCCCAGCATATAGGCCATGAACGCTTCATAATCCTCTTCCGTAATGCCCTGGAAGGAGGGCAGACTGAGCACAGCCGCTCTCAGTTCGTCCGGCTCGGCTTCGCCCATACTCTTCAGCATGCTCATCGTCTGGTGGTAGAGCAGCCCCACCGGAAGCTTGCGCACCTCCAGCGGCTCCACCCATTTCTCGCGTACATACAGCTCGATCACGGCAATCGCCCGCAGCAGCGTCCACGGCATGCGGGCGGGCAGCTGCGCTTCTTCGTCTTCCTCCTCCGGCGTGACGAAGATCATCTCGGAGGCGGCGTCGCCCCGCCTGCCGGAACGGCCCAGCCGCTGCACGAAGCTCGCGCAGCTGTAAGGTGCGCCGAGCTGGAGCACGCGCTCCAGCTCGCCAAGATCGATGCCTAGCTCCAGCGTCAGCGTCGCTGCGGCCACGGCTGGGCCCGAGCCCTCGCGCAGCGCGGCCTCGGTCTCTTCGCGCAGCATGGCGGAGATGCTGCCATGGTGCACATGGAACACATCCCGCTCGCTGCGGCGCGCCGCCGTCCGCCGCAGCTCCAGGATCGCCGTTTCGGCGTCGCTGCGGCTGTTGGTGAAGATCAGCGCTTTCTTCTGGCGGGTGTGGTCATAGATGAAGTCATAATACGCTTGACGTGCCCGCTCCAGCTGCTCCGCCTGGACCTCGTCCCGCGCGTCCGGGAAGGAGAAATGCTCCACACTGAGGCGCAGCTTGCGCCCGCCCTGCGGAGCAGACACCTCCACGCGTTCCCGCGTGCCTGCCGCCAGCCAGGTGGTGACGGAGGCATAATCGCTCAACGTGGCGGACAGCCCGATCCGGCGCGGATGGCAGCCGGCCATCCGCGAGATCCGTGCCAGCTGGCTGAGCACCTGGATGCCGCGGTCCGCGCCCATGAAGGCATGCACCTCGTCAATGACGATGTAGCGCAGGTCATGGAACAGCGCCGGGATGGCATTGGGACGGTTCATCAGCAGGCCTTCCAGGGACTCCGGCGTGATCTGCAGCACGCCGGAGGGGTTCTGCACCAGCTTGGTTTTGTCCGCCTGCGGCACATCGCCATGCCAATGCCAGACCGGGATGCTGCCCTCGCGGAGCAGATCGTTCAAGCGGGTGAACTGGTCATTGATCAGCGCCTTCAGCGGCGCGATGTAGAGGATGCCGACCGAAGC
This window encodes:
- a CDS encoding carbohydrate ABC transporter permease, with the translated sequence MKVLKVPARTIAVFILPCLLLYVCLVFIPILVSIYTGLLKWDGINQAEFVGLANFREMFLHDPVFWPSVRRTLLYAVASMLEIPLCLAMAILLNRYLRKGNTLVSIYFTPVILSVVIIGQLWKTVYNPTSMGGMLNGLLISLGLDSWTHNWLTEPKIAMFSIYLVSLWQYFGYHLLIQYTGVRNIPDELYEAARIDGADGIKADRYITFPLIVPIFKISMVLAFIGSLQAFDLVMVMTAGGPAHATDVISTVMYNNSFLSFKYGYGSSIATFLVVLCLVFTVIINFLFNKLERKFS
- a CDS encoding extracellular solute-binding protein, yielding MVQKKSKTTFVWVLSAALALTLAACGNSNNEGSDTGNKDAAANTGTNTKETTAPANTSSDKKVSITFQNIYPDPAAPSYKMVHELSEQYEKEHPNIHIELDTLNTDQQKVKLKTQAASKEVPDITIVNPAAQMKPFVDAGLFAPLNDMLGQNGLKDTYQSGLLDYYSFNDKVYALPDGNNIEVVFYNKELFEQAGIAKTPTTFEEMLQDVKILKDKGITPLAIGEKDSWTGSFLFMNILLRTNGGPGFLQDVQDGKRTFEDPAFIEAVDAFQSLVQAGAFPDGATSIDATAGGNIFKSGKAAMWVIGSWETGAIDASSVSGKVGAFQFPTVNGKGDPNEFMLAPGSAFAVSANSEHLQETMDFLNFFALNLPKKQFELKNAVGIGQKVDGDLKAAGYSDLAINIAGLFNQVKGGDLAFDNTMNPATAQVHLSSIQNLFVQKVDSAQVAKEHQSAFEANK
- a CDS encoding YfiT family bacillithiol transferase, giving the protein MNMSLSYPLGHFTPQEQPTAEQRAGWIEDIAALPADLKRTVAEFTPEQLRIPYRPGGWSTQQVVHHLADNDMNAYIRFKRALTEESPLAGSYREDLWAELADYEETPIVFSLQLLESLRHRFVILLRTLPAEQFQRCFTSPTHGAMTLEQATQRFAWHGRHHLAQISSLKQRLNG
- a CDS encoding DEAD/DEAH box helicase, whose product is MSGNPFHRLAPFIKEFIYRNRWETLREAQVDACRVLFDTPHHLLIASGTASGKTEAAFFPALTELYEHPSASVGILYIAPLKALINDQFTRLNDLLREGSIPVWHWHGDVPQADKTKLVQNPSGVLQITPESLEGLLMNRPNAIPALFHDLRYIVIDEVHAFMGADRGIQVLSQLARISRMAGCHPRRIGLSATLSDYASVTTWLAAGTRERVEVSAPQGGRKLRLSVEHFSFPDARDEVQAEQLERARQAYYDFIYDHTRQKKALIFTNSRSDAETAILELRRTAARRSERDVFHVHHGSISAMLREETEAALREGSGPAVAAATLTLELGIDLGELERVLQLGAPYSCASFVQRLGRSGRRGDAASEMIFVTPEEEDEEAQLPARMPWTLLRAIAVIELYVREKWVEPLEVRKLPVGLLYHQTMSMLKSMGEAEPDELRAAVLSLPSFQGITEEDYEAFMAYMLGMGHIERMDEGSVLVGLAGEKIVNNFRFYAVFKDDEEHVVYNGTEEIGSITTVPPPGYCFTLAGRLWKVEEVDTRHKAVYVKTSRGKVDTLWLGAGGDVHTRIMTKIREVLGATMLYPYLAPSAAARLERARRLAKESGLLTRSVLPAGGDSMFILPWAGSRQFRTLERLLKNNLKGTMGLRSVVPMEPYYMVVAGKADAETLEAEILAETVAVQDPLQLLSPDEAPYLGKYDEFIPHDLLRKAFSLDGLDLPGLTEVLKLWKGQDQPPE